The genomic DNA ACCGGACGACCTCCGCAACGCCGGCTACGGACTCGGCGCGACGAAGTTCGAGGTCTCGACACAAATCGTGCTGCCGGCCGCCGTCTCCGGCATCCTCGCGTCGTTCGTCCTTGCCATCTCTCGGGCCATCGGCGAGACCATGGCGGTGACGCTTGCGGCCGGGATGAGCCCGACTATCACCCTTGACCCGCTTGAGGAGATTCAGACGATGACTGCCTACATGGTCGAAATCGGTATCGGCGACGTCTCCGTCGGCTCCATCGGCTATCAGTCGCTGTTTGCGGTCGGGCTGTTGCTTTTTGTCATGACGCTTGCGATGAACGTACTGAGCCAACTTGTCCGGTCCCGCTATCGGGAGGTGTACGAATAGATGGCGGCCGACGACCGCCTTGCCGACCTGACTGCTGGCGACGACCTCGCCCGGAAGCGTCTCTATGGCCGGGTGTTCGTGGCAGTCTGTCTCATTTCGACGCTCGTCGGCGTCGTCGCGCTGGGGCTGCTCGTTGCCGACCTCATCTACGAGGCACGCGGCTGGCTCACCATCGATTTCCTCACACATCCGCCGTCGTGGTTCCCGGAGAACTACCAGCCCGGCGGGCGCGGAGCCGGGCTCTATCCGGCGATAATCGGCTCGGTGTTTCTCATCGCGCTGACAGCGCTTTTCACCATCTTCCTCGGTGTCGGGGCGGCCATCTACCTTGAGGAGTACGCGCCGGACAACCGGCTGACCCGGTTCATCGAGGCGAACATCGCCAACCTCGCCGGTGTCCCCTCCATCGTGTACGGGCTGCTCGGACTGGCTATCTTCGTCCGCGCCGCCGGCCTCGGGTCGAGCCTGCTGGCCGGGGCGCTGACGCTGACGCTTCTCATCCTGCCCATCGTCATCGTCTCCGCACAGGAGGCCATCCGGGCGGTGCCGGATTCGCGCCGACAGGCCGCATACGGCGTCGGCGCGACGAAATGGCAGGTGACCCGTGATGTTGTCCTGCCGTCGGCGCTGCCCGGTATCATGACCGGCACCATCCTCTCGCTTTCCCGGGCCATCGGTGAGACGGCACCCATCCTGATGGTCGGCGCGGCGACGTTCATGATAGCGCCCCCCGACTCGCTTCTCGGGCCGTTCAGCGCCATGCCGATGCAGGTCTTCGAGTGGGCCAAACAGCCCGACCCGGCGTTCCAGCACATCGCTGCTGCCGGGAGCATCGTTCTCCTTACGGTACTCGTCTTGATGAACGCGACAGCCATCCTCATCCGGAACAAATACGATACACAATGAGCTCCGACGACACGACCGACCCGACGGCAGACGACGAATCGTTTACCGACTCACCGGTTGCCGGTCTCGAACAGTCGACCACCACACGAGGCTCCGGCCGGACGGTCATCAGCGCCCGCAATATAAACGTCTGGTACAACGAGACGCAGGCGCTTTCGGACATCACGATGGACATCCCCGAACAGGAAGTGACGGCGCTCATTGGCCCGTCCGGCTGTGGCAAGTCAACCTTTCTCCGGTGTATCAACCGGATGAACGACCGCATCGACGCCTGCCGCATCGAGGGCGAACTCGAACTCCACGGCAAGAACGTCTACGACGAAGATGTCGACCCCGTGGCCTTGCGGCGGAAGGTCGGGATGGTCTTTCAGAAACCCAACCCGTTCCCGAAGAGCATCTACGACAACGTCGCCTACGGCCTGAAGATTCAGGGCTACGACGGCGACATCGATGCTCGTGTCGAGGAGGCGCTCCGCGGGGCGGCGCTGTGGGACGAGGTCAACGACCAACTCGACGAGTCGGGACTGGAGCTTTCGGGCGGCCAGCAACAGCGGCTCTGTATCGCTCGGGCCATCGCGCCGGACCCCGAGGTCGTCCTGATGGACGAGCCGACTTCGGCGCTCGACCCCGTCGCCGCCTCGAAGGTCGAAGACCTCATCGACGAACTCGTCGAGGACTACACCGTCGTCATCGTCACCCACAACATGCAGCAGGCCGCCCGCATCTCGGATAAGACGGCTGTCTTCCTCACCGGTGGTGAACTCGTCGAGTTCGACGACACCGCCTCCGTCTTCGAGAACCCCTCCAGCGAGCGCGTCGAGAACTACATCACCGGGAAGTTCGGATAGATGCCGTTCATGTCACCGACCCGCTCGAACGGACGCCGGCAGCGCCACCGACACCGCGGCCCGGCCAAATTGGCACCCGCCCGAAGAACCATATCACGGAAACCACACAACTGAGACAAATGGCACGCAAGGGATACCAACAGCAACTGAACGAGCTCCGCGAGAACGTCCTCTACATGAGCGAAATCGTTCTCGAACGCGTT from Natronomonas pharaonis DSM 2160 includes the following:
- the pstA gene encoding phosphate ABC transporter permease PstA translates to MAADDRLADLTAGDDLARKRLYGRVFVAVCLISTLVGVVALGLLVADLIYEARGWLTIDFLTHPPSWFPENYQPGGRGAGLYPAIIGSVFLIALTALFTIFLGVGAAIYLEEYAPDNRLTRFIEANIANLAGVPSIVYGLLGLAIFVRAAGLGSSLLAGALTLTLLILPIVIVSAQEAIRAVPDSRRQAAYGVGATKWQVTRDVVLPSALPGIMTGTILSLSRAIGETAPILMVGAATFMIAPPDSLLGPFSAMPMQVFEWAKQPDPAFQHIAAAGSIVLLTVLVLMNATAILIRNKYDTQ
- the pstB gene encoding phosphate ABC transporter ATP-binding protein PstB; amino-acid sequence: MSSDDTTDPTADDESFTDSPVAGLEQSTTTRGSGRTVISARNINVWYNETQALSDITMDIPEQEVTALIGPSGCGKSTFLRCINRMNDRIDACRIEGELELHGKNVYDEDVDPVALRRKVGMVFQKPNPFPKSIYDNVAYGLKIQGYDGDIDARVEEALRGAALWDEVNDQLDESGLELSGGQQQRLCIARAIAPDPEVVLMDEPTSALDPVAASKVEDLIDELVEDYTVVIVTHNMQQAARISDKTAVFLTGGELVEFDDTASVFENPSSERVENYITGKFG